The Ramlibacter algicola genome segment ATGCGCTGGCGGTGCCGCTCGAGGTGGACATCGACCCGGCGTTCTGGCGTGCACTCGATGCGTGGCTGGATGCACGGCTATCATCGACGCATGGATCCCAAGCTGCTTGAGTTGCTGGTCTGCCCCGTCACCAAGGGGCACCTCGACTACGACCGCACCCGGCAGGAACTCGTCTCGCGCAGCGCACGCCTGGCCTACCCGGTCCGCGACGGCATCCCGGTGCTGCTCGAGGACCAGGCGCGGCCCCTGAGCGACGAAGACCTCGAGCGGCACCCCGCGCGCACGCCGTTGGCCTGAGTGCGATTCACCGTCCTCA includes the following:
- a CDS encoding Trm112 family protein codes for the protein MDPKLLELLVCPVTKGHLDYDRTRQELVSRSARLAYPVRDGIPVLLEDQARPLSDEDLERHPARTPLA